In one window of Candidatus Angelobacter sp. DNA:
- a CDS encoding bifunctional 4-hydroxy-2-oxoglutarate aldolase/2-dehydro-3-deoxy-phosphogluconate aldolase, with protein sequence MRNKSEIVSRLTDPGVIAVVRAQKAEQVSPLSEALIEGGVIAIEITMTTPNAIEAIREVARKIGTRGVIGVGTVLDAQTCRAAIEAGAEFVVSPILRPELVAPCRQADKPIMLGAYTPTEAQLAHEAGADFIKIFPSDGLGPGYIKALRAPLPHLRIIPTGIAREADVTEFIKAGCAAVGLGSLLVSPAILREANWAELTRQARKFVALVHEAR encoded by the coding sequence ATGCGAAACAAATCCGAAATCGTTTCCCGGCTCACCGACCCCGGCGTCATCGCCGTCGTGCGGGCTCAAAAGGCGGAACAGGTGTCGCCCTTGTCCGAGGCGTTGATTGAGGGAGGCGTCATCGCCATCGAAATCACAATGACCACGCCGAATGCGATCGAAGCGATTCGCGAGGTGGCGCGGAAAATCGGCACGCGGGGAGTCATCGGTGTGGGGACGGTGCTCGACGCGCAGACGTGCCGCGCCGCCATCGAGGCGGGCGCGGAGTTCGTCGTCAGCCCGATCCTGCGCCCGGAACTGGTCGCGCCGTGCCGCCAGGCAGACAAGCCCATCATGCTCGGCGCCTATACGCCCACCGAAGCCCAGCTCGCGCACGAAGCCGGCGCCGATTTCATCAAAATCTTCCCCTCCGACGGGCTGGGGCCGGGCTACATCAAGGCCCTGCGCGCGCCTTTGCCGCACCTGCGCATCATTCCCACAGGCATCGCCCGGGAAGCCGACGTGACGGAATTCATCAAAGCGGGCTGCGCCGCCGTCGGGCTCGGCTCGTTGCTCGTCAGCCCGGCGATCCTGCGCGAGGCCAACTGGGCGGAACTGACCCGGCAGGCGCGCAAGTTCGTCGCGCTGGTTCACGAGGCAAGATGA
- a CDS encoding (Fe-S)-binding protein: protein MNTARSHLKDLDYSVLQQCMHCGLCLPTCPTYDATKLERNSPRGRIALMRAVADGRLEPTRAFADEMYFCLGCLACMTACPAGVNYAELFEHARAEAEQSGVLNSPKRGLIRNFTLRWLFMDLKRLRFIGRALRLYQQLGLQTLLRRSGILKLLPRRLRELEAMTPAVQKKFSAELITPVTSAAGAKKYRVAMLTGCAQDLIFSDVNRDTVEALARNGCEVVTPPQQHCCGSLHAHNGEWELSQRLARKNIDQFPPEQFDAIITNAGGCGSHLKHYAKLLAGDDAYEKRAREWDRKVKDIHEWLMEIGVEPPRGDQPGQTVTYHESCHLCHGQKITTQPRQLLRAIPNLKLVELPESSWCCGSAGIYNLVQPEMANELLERKLGHIKSTGAQIVATGNPGCLLQIVNGAEGKGLNLRVVHPVTLLAEAYRRDRR, encoded by the coding sequence ATGAATACCGCCCGCTCGCACCTGAAAGATCTCGATTACTCCGTCCTGCAGCAGTGCATGCACTGCGGCCTCTGTCTGCCGACCTGCCCGACCTACGACGCCACCAAACTTGAACGGAACAGCCCGCGCGGTCGTATCGCCCTCATGCGCGCCGTTGCCGACGGCCGGCTCGAACCCACCCGGGCCTTCGCCGACGAAATGTATTTCTGCCTCGGCTGTCTTGCGTGCATGACGGCCTGCCCCGCCGGCGTCAACTACGCGGAGTTGTTCGAACACGCGCGCGCGGAAGCGGAACAAAGCGGCGTCTTGAATTCGCCCAAACGCGGCCTCATCCGCAATTTCACGCTGCGCTGGCTGTTCATGGATTTGAAACGGCTGCGGTTCATCGGACGCGCGCTGCGGCTTTACCAGCAGCTCGGCCTGCAAACCCTCCTCCGCCGCAGTGGCATTCTGAAATTGCTGCCGCGGCGGCTGCGTGAACTGGAAGCGATGACGCCGGCGGTTCAGAAGAAGTTTTCGGCGGAGTTGATTACGCCGGTCACCTCCGCTGCCGGCGCGAAAAAATACCGCGTCGCGATGCTCACCGGGTGCGCACAGGATCTGATCTTCAGCGATGTGAATCGCGACACCGTGGAAGCGCTGGCGCGCAACGGCTGCGAAGTGGTGACGCCGCCGCAACAGCATTGTTGCGGCTCGCTCCACGCGCACAACGGCGAATGGGAGCTGTCTCAACGGCTCGCGCGAAAAAACATCGATCAGTTTCCACCGGAGCAGTTCGACGCCATCATCACGAACGCCGGCGGCTGCGGTTCGCACCTGAAGCATTATGCGAAACTGCTGGCCGGCGATGACGCCTACGAAAAACGAGCGCGCGAGTGGGACAGGAAGGTGAAAGACATTCACGAGTGGCTGATGGAAATCGGCGTCGAGCCGCCGCGCGGAGACCAGCCCGGGCAGACGGTCACCTATCACGAATCCTGCCATCTTTGCCACGGACAGAAAATCACGACGCAACCGCGGCAATTGTTGCGGGCGATCCCAAACTTGAAACTGGTTGAACTGCCGGAAAGCAGCTGGTGTTGCGGGAGCGCTGGCATTTATAACCTTGTCCAGCCGGAAATGGCGAACGAACTTCTCGAACGAAAGCTCGGGCACATCAAGTCCACCGGCGCGCAGATCGTCGCCACCGGCAATCCGGGCTGCCTGCTCCAAATTGTCAATGGCGCGGAAGGCAAGGGCCTGAATCTGCGCGTCGTGCATCCGGTGACCCTGCTGGCGGAGGCGTATCGGCGCGACCGACGATGA
- a CDS encoding WXG100 family type VII secretion target: MSQAIMDPAEVRRFAEELKRFNQDLQSRITLLHARFAALGDTWQDQEHARFAEEFRQTMKALTKFIEISGQHTPFLLRKAQRIEEYLSQH, encoded by the coding sequence ATGTCGCAAGCCATCATGGATCCCGCGGAGGTGCGGCGGTTCGCCGAAGAATTGAAGCGGTTCAATCAAGACCTCCAGAGCAGAATCACGCTGTTACACGCCCGGTTCGCCGCGCTGGGCGACACGTGGCAAGACCAGGAACACGCCCGGTTCGCCGAGGAATTCCGGCAGACCATGAAGGCGCTGACGAAGTTCATCGAAATTTCCGGACAGCACACGCCCTTCTTGCTGAGGAAGGCGCAACGGATCGAGGAGTATTTGTCCCAGCACTAG